In one Tessaracoccus palaemonis genomic region, the following are encoded:
- a CDS encoding HNH endonuclease signature motif containing protein yields the protein MDSLRDAGADAWEVASRRAGVIAGQAAQLNADLVDLMVEVLETNCWSGGGIKSPEHWLQLMTAVSPSRAADIVAVARRKGDFPELEARLARGTVSLDQMVVVARHVPAAYAESVTEFVEAATVSQLRRVLPKYLFEPGTPGPVEDPPEPVAPVDDAPRLQMSLQEGRFVLRFDANPLDGALVEQAIREAKDALFTAGDPDATLADGLVECASRSLHQARPASRREHYRVLVHLDADGNGWINKRGSLPSRLMKKLTCDGTLKPVWTRDAKPVSVGRSMRIVPERTRRLIEDRDGGCRFPGCTVAGFLENHHLHHWSEGGPTDMDTLISLCSRHHREHHQGEFTIAGDPGAPAGLRFTNRHGLPIERDIPDQIPPPTHPPPEKQPIRGWIMDTTSINFRPTG from the coding sequence ATGGATTCGTTGAGGGACGCCGGAGCGGACGCATGGGAGGTCGCCTCCCGCCGCGCGGGCGTCATCGCGGGCCAGGCCGCCCAACTCAACGCCGATCTGGTGGATCTGATGGTCGAGGTGCTGGAAACCAACTGCTGGTCCGGCGGCGGGATCAAGTCCCCTGAGCACTGGCTGCAACTGATGACAGCCGTCTCCCCCTCCCGCGCCGCCGACATCGTGGCCGTCGCTCGCCGGAAGGGCGACTTCCCCGAGTTGGAGGCCCGCCTCGCGCGGGGGACCGTGAGTCTGGATCAGATGGTCGTCGTCGCCCGCCATGTGCCGGCCGCCTATGCCGAATCGGTCACCGAGTTCGTGGAGGCCGCGACGGTGTCGCAGTTGCGCCGCGTGTTGCCGAAGTACCTGTTCGAGCCCGGCACCCCGGGACCGGTCGAGGATCCTCCCGAGCCCGTGGCGCCGGTCGACGACGCACCCAGACTGCAGATGAGCCTCCAGGAGGGGCGGTTCGTGTTGCGGTTCGACGCGAACCCGCTGGACGGGGCGCTGGTGGAGCAGGCCATCCGTGAAGCCAAGGACGCGCTGTTCACCGCTGGGGACCCGGACGCGACGCTGGCGGACGGGCTGGTGGAGTGCGCGTCGCGCAGCCTGCATCAGGCCCGGCCGGCGTCCCGCCGGGAGCATTACCGGGTGCTGGTGCATCTGGATGCCGACGGGAACGGGTGGATCAACAAACGTGGCTCGTTGCCGTCACGGCTGATGAAGAAGCTGACCTGCGACGGCACGCTGAAGCCTGTCTGGACCCGGGATGCGAAGCCGGTCTCGGTGGGCCGGAGTATGCGGATCGTGCCGGAGCGGACCAGGCGGTTGATCGAGGATCGTGACGGTGGCTGCCGGTTCCCGGGCTGCACCGTCGCCGGGTTCCTGGAGAACCACCACCTGCATCACTGGTCCGAGGGTGGTCCCACGGACATGGACACGTTGATCTCGTTGTGTTCCAGGCATCACCGGGAACACCACCAGGGAGAGTTCACCATCGCCGGTGATCCCGGTGCCCCGGCCGGGCTGCGGTTCACGAACCGCCACGGGCTGCCCATCGAACGCGACATCCCCGACCAGATACCCCCGCCGACTCATCCGCCGCCCGAGAAGCAGCCGATCCGCGGCTGGATCATGGACACCACCTCCATCAACTTCCGCCCCACCGGCTGA
- the dnaE gene encoding DNA polymerase III subunit alpha, translated as MLDGAARVKDLFSGAEQMKMPALAITDHGNLYGAYEFYKASKAFDVKPIIGLEAYLTPRTHRSERKRVQFGDGTGDDVASKGAYTHMTMWAADKVGMHNLFKLSTYSSLEGFFYKPRADRELLNTYGKGLIATTGCPSGEVQTFLRLGQYDNAVAAAAEFRDIFGEGNFYVELMDHGLEIETRVRQGLLQVARDLSLPLVATNDLHYVHADDADSHDTLLCVSAGSRKAQADRFRFDGNGYYLKSPEEMRHLFREFPEACDNTLAIAERVETSFDEGIGTYMPRFDVPEGETEESWFRKEVDRGLHFRYPNGIPREVLDRAEFETGIIVQMGFSGYFLVVADFINWAKHNGVRVGPGRGSGAGSMCAYAMRITDLDPLEHGLLFERFLNPERVSMPDFDIDFDDRRRGEVITYVTEKYGSEYVAQIITYGSIKAKAAVKDAARVLDMPFAIGEQITKAMPPDVMGKGVPLGDLFNEEHKRYAEGAEFRELYQSNADVRTVVDTARGIEGLKRQWGVHAAGVIMSRAPIADVVPLMKREADGAIITQFDYPGCESLGLIKMDFLGLRNLTVLADALHNIELNRGTEVELESLALDDEKTFTLLQRGDTLGVFQLDGGPMRALLRSMQPDCFDDISAVGALYRPGPMGADSHNKYARRKTGREPVEPIHPELAEPLESILGETYGLIVYQEQVMAIAQKLAGYTLGGADMLRRAMGKKKKSELDKQYETFSAGMIERGYSKDAIKTLWDILLPFSDYAFNKAHSAAYGLVSYWTAWLKANYPVEYMAALLQSVRDDKDKSALYLAECRHMGIEVLPPDVNSSEVAFTPVGEHIRFGMGAVRNVGDKVVTAWVEERTKLGPAKDFYDFLDKAPLLMCNKRVVESLVKAGAFDELGHTRRSLMGIFEAAVDSIIDLKKNAENGQDGFDFGFDDGAGADEASPLHEAVPDVDEWDRRTKLAFEREMLGLYVSDHPLNGLEHVLQANSDRSIASAVAEDGYRGNTKLCGLITSVNRRVNKAGNIWAQVVLEDLGNSIEVTVFPRVYDQVAMHLAPDTIVAVDGVVESGEDRGRMRAQNVIAPHVSAEGNVGPLALTLPAVRCTPGVVGRLKSILAQYPGAAEVHLNLRTGEQIKTFRLGDGFRVELTSALFADLKAVLGPSCVGVGRESS; from the coding sequence ATGCTGGACGGTGCGGCCAGGGTCAAGGACCTCTTCAGCGGAGCCGAGCAGATGAAGATGCCGGCGCTGGCGATCACCGACCACGGCAACCTGTACGGGGCCTACGAGTTCTACAAGGCGTCCAAGGCCTTCGATGTGAAGCCCATCATCGGGCTCGAGGCGTACCTGACGCCCCGCACGCACCGCTCCGAGCGAAAGCGGGTCCAGTTCGGCGACGGCACGGGCGACGACGTCGCCTCCAAGGGCGCCTACACCCACATGACGATGTGGGCGGCCGACAAGGTCGGCATGCACAACCTTTTCAAGCTGTCGACGTACTCGTCCCTGGAGGGCTTCTTCTACAAGCCTCGCGCCGACCGGGAGCTCCTCAACACCTATGGCAAGGGGCTGATCGCCACCACCGGCTGCCCGTCCGGCGAGGTCCAGACGTTCCTCCGGCTCGGCCAGTACGACAACGCCGTGGCCGCCGCCGCCGAGTTCCGCGACATCTTCGGCGAGGGCAACTTCTACGTCGAGCTGATGGACCACGGCCTCGAGATCGAGACCCGGGTGCGTCAGGGCCTGCTGCAGGTCGCCAGGGACCTGAGCCTGCCGCTGGTCGCCACCAACGACCTCCACTACGTGCACGCCGACGACGCCGACTCGCACGACACCCTGCTGTGCGTCTCCGCCGGCTCCCGCAAGGCGCAGGCGGACCGGTTCCGCTTCGACGGCAACGGCTACTACCTCAAGAGCCCCGAGGAGATGCGGCACCTCTTCCGCGAGTTCCCCGAGGCCTGCGACAATACCCTGGCGATCGCCGAGCGCGTCGAGACGAGCTTCGACGAGGGCATCGGCACGTACATGCCGCGCTTCGATGTCCCCGAGGGGGAGACCGAGGAGTCCTGGTTCCGGAAGGAGGTCGACCGGGGACTGCACTTCCGCTACCCGAACGGCATCCCCCGGGAGGTCCTCGACCGTGCCGAGTTCGAGACCGGGATCATCGTCCAGATGGGCTTCTCCGGCTACTTCCTCGTCGTCGCGGACTTCATCAACTGGGCCAAGCACAACGGGGTCCGCGTCGGCCCCGGCCGAGGCTCCGGAGCTGGCTCGATGTGCGCGTACGCCATGCGCATCACCGACCTCGACCCGCTCGAGCACGGCCTGCTCTTCGAGCGCTTCCTCAACCCCGAGCGCGTCTCGATGCCCGACTTCGACATCGACTTCGACGACCGCCGCCGCGGCGAGGTCATCACCTACGTCACCGAGAAGTACGGCAGCGAGTACGTCGCGCAGATCATCACATACGGCTCCATCAAGGCGAAGGCCGCCGTCAAGGACGCCGCCCGCGTGCTCGACATGCCCTTCGCCATCGGTGAGCAGATCACCAAGGCCATGCCCCCGGACGTGATGGGCAAGGGTGTCCCGCTCGGCGACCTCTTCAACGAGGAACACAAGCGCTACGCCGAGGGCGCCGAGTTCCGCGAGCTCTACCAGTCCAACGCCGACGTGCGCACGGTGGTCGACACAGCCCGCGGCATCGAGGGCCTGAAGCGCCAGTGGGGCGTGCACGCCGCCGGCGTCATCATGAGCCGGGCCCCCATCGCCGACGTCGTGCCGCTCATGAAGCGCGAGGCCGACGGCGCGATCATCACGCAGTTCGACTACCCGGGCTGCGAGTCCCTCGGCCTGATCAAGATGGACTTCCTGGGCCTGCGCAACCTCACGGTGCTGGCCGACGCGCTGCACAACATCGAGCTGAACCGTGGCACCGAGGTGGAGCTCGAGAGCCTCGCGCTCGACGACGAGAAGACGTTCACCCTGCTCCAGCGGGGCGACACTCTCGGCGTGTTCCAGCTCGACGGCGGCCCCATGCGGGCGCTGCTGCGCTCGATGCAGCCCGACTGCTTCGACGACATCTCCGCCGTCGGCGCGCTCTACCGGCCGGGCCCGATGGGCGCCGACTCGCACAACAAGTACGCCCGGCGCAAGACGGGGCGCGAGCCCGTGGAGCCGATCCACCCGGAGCTTGCCGAGCCGCTGGAGTCGATCCTGGGCGAGACCTACGGCCTGATCGTGTACCAGGAGCAGGTCATGGCCATCGCACAGAAGCTCGCCGGCTACACGCTCGGCGGCGCGGACATGCTCCGCCGCGCGATGGGCAAGAAGAAGAAGTCCGAGCTGGACAAGCAGTACGAGACCTTCTCGGCCGGCATGATCGAGCGCGGCTACTCCAAGGACGCCATCAAGACGCTGTGGGACATCCTGCTGCCGTTCTCCGACTACGCCTTCAACAAGGCCCACTCGGCCGCCTACGGGCTCGTGTCCTACTGGACGGCCTGGCTCAAGGCCAACTACCCCGTCGAGTACATGGCGGCGCTGCTGCAGTCGGTCCGCGACGACAAGGACAAGTCGGCCCTCTACCTGGCCGAGTGCCGTCACATGGGCATCGAGGTGCTTCCTCCGGACGTGAACTCCTCGGAGGTGGCCTTCACCCCGGTGGGTGAACACATCCGCTTCGGCATGGGTGCGGTGCGCAACGTGGGCGACAAGGTGGTGACGGCCTGGGTCGAGGAGCGCACGAAGCTCGGCCCCGCGAAGGACTTCTACGACTTCCTGGACAAGGCTCCGCTGCTGATGTGCAACAAGCGCGTCGTGGAGTCGCTGGTCAAGGCGGGCGCCTTCGACGAGCTCGGCCACACGCGCCGGTCCCTGATGGGGATCTTCGAGGCAGCGGTGGACTCGATCATCGACCTCAAGAAGAACGCCGAGAACGGCCAGGACGGCTTCGACTTCGGCTTCGACGACGGGGCGGGCGCCGACGAGGCCAGCCCGCTGCACGAGGCCGTCCCGGACGTCGACGAGTGGGACCGCCGCACCAAGCTGGCGTTCGAGCGGGAGATGCTCGGCCTGTACGTCTCCGACCATCCGCTCAACGGGCTCGAACACGTGCTGCAGGCCAACAGCGACCGATCCATCGCCTCCGCCGTCGCCGAGGACGGCTACCGCGGCAACACCAAGCTGTGCGGACTGATCACCTCGGTCAACCGTCGCGTGAACAAGGCCGGCAACATCTGGGCGCAGGTGGTTCTCGAGGATCTCGGCAACTCGATCGAGGTCACGGTGTTCCCACGGGTCTACGACCAGGTCGCGATGCACCTCGCGCCGGACACCATCGTGGCCGTCGACGGCGTCGTCGAGTCCGGCGAGGACAGGGGACGCATGCGAGCGCAGAACGTCATCGCCCCGCATGTCAGCGCTGAGGGCAACGTCGGGCCGCTCGCGTTGACCCTGCCCGCCGTGCGCTGCACGCCGGGCGTGGTCGGCAGGCTCAAGTCGATCCTCGCGCAGTACCCCGGCGCGGCCGAGGTCCACCTCAATCTCCGGACGGGGGAACAGATCAAGACGTTCCGGCTCGGCGACGGCTTCCGCGTCGAGCTCACCTCTGCGCTGTTCGCCGACCTCAAGGCCGTGCTCGGCCCATCGTGTGTCGGCGTCGGGAGGGAGAGCTCGTGA